TGAAGCAACTGCGGGAAGAAGACAAACTGACGCCTGATCTCGTCTTCCGCGACCCGTATCTGCTTGATTTTCTCGGGCTGAAGGACAGCTACGCGGAAAAGGACATGGAAGCCGCCATTCTCCGCGAGATGGAGTCGTTCATTCTCGAATTGGGAGTCGGATTCGCCTTTCTCGAACGACAGAAGCGCATCACGGTGGACGGCGAGGACTATTACCTCGACTTGCTGTTCTATCACCGCCCTCTGCGGCGGTTGGTGGCCATCGAACTGAAGTTGTCGGAATTCCGGCCCGGCGATAAAGGTCAGATGGAGCTGTACCTGAGGTGGCTCGACCGCTACGAGCGCAAGGATGGCGAGGACAAGCCCATCGGATTGATCCTCTGCGCGGGCAAGCGGCACGAAACGGTCGAATTGCTGGATCTGGAGCGAAGCGGCATCCGCGTATCGTCCTACTGGGCTGAAGCGCTGCCCAAACGAGAACTGGAACGCAAACTCCGCGACGCTGTTCGCCTGGCGCGTGCCCGGCTCGAATCCGGGAAGGCGGGAGGGACCGACGGTGCCTAAGCGAAAGAAGACCCCCGAGCTGACCTTTCAGCAGCACATCGAGGACTTCCTCATTCGCGAGCATCGTTATGGTGTGCTCGAACAGTCCGACATCACGGACACCGAGCATTTCATTGCCGAAGACCAGCTCTGGGCCTTCCTCATAGCCACGCAGTGCGACACGCTCAAGAAGCTGACGGACGACTACGGAACAGACGCGCGCGAAGAGGTGTTCAAGGCCCTTCGCAAGGAATTGGAGCACACGCCGCTGTGGATGCTCCTCCGCCACGGACTGAAAGTGCGTGGGCTCGAGTTGCGGCTCTACTACCCCAAGCCTCGCTCCGCCGAGAGCGCCGCCGTCGCAAAACACGGTGAGAACCGCATCACCTTCCGCCCGCACTTCTACTTCGGCGAGACCAACCAGGAGATTGATTTCGCCTTCTTCCTCAACGGCCTGCCCATCGTGGCGCTGGAGTTGAAACACGAGAAGAACCAGACCGTGCACGACGCCGTCGCGCAGTTCGCCACCCGCGACCACGCACGCAAGATCTTCCAGCATCCGTTCCTCTACCTCGCCGCCGACACGAGCGACGTGATGGCCGCCACCGACCCGCGCCGGGAACAGAACTTCCGCTGGCACAACACGGGCCTGACGAACGAAGCCGTCACCAAAGATGGCAGCGAATACCCGGTAGAGTTTCTCTACCGCGAGGTGTTGGCGAAGGACCAGTTGCTCGAAGCGCTCTCGTTCTTTCTCGTCCGCGTGCCCCAGCGCGACGCGGAGGACGACAAGCCGGAGCGTCCGGCCTTCACCCTGTTCCCGCGCTACCACCAGAGCCGCACGGTGCGAAAGGTGGCGGACGACATCTCGGCACAATTCGCCGCGAAGGCCGACATCGGCCGCAAGTATCTCGTCAATCATTCGGCGGGCAGCGGTAAGACGCTGACCATGTGCTGGCTGGCGGACCGCCTCCACAGCCTATTCAAGCCCGGCACGAGCGAGAAACTCGTCGACCTGGTGTTCATCCTCACAGACCGGAAATCGCTCGATACGAATATCAAGGACGAAATCGAGAACTTCTCTCACCTCAAGGATGTCGTTGGTCTGGCGCGGAAGGCCGAAGACCTGCCGCGGTTCTTGAAGGGGCGCAAGCCGATCATTGTCACCACGCAGCAGAAGTTCGCTTACGTGCTGGACGAGATCGAGAAGAACCCCGAATTGAAGAAACTCCGGGTCGCTTTCCTGATTGATGAAGCCCACCGCTCGCAGGAAGGCCAGATGGGCGCAGCCATCCGGTTGCCGTTCCGCAAAACTGACGAACCTGATGCCGAGGCCCCCGAGGTTGACCCGGAAGAGCAGCTCGCCAAGATCATCCGCGAGCATGACCTCAATCAGATGATCGTTGCGTTCACCGCTACGCCTGCGCCGGCCACCGTCACCCTGTTCGGCGAACCGTTCGACACCTACTCCGAGGCCGAGGCCATCGCCGAAGGCTACATCGTGGATGTGGCGGCCAGCATCATTTCCTACAAGACGCTCTACAACCTGCATTGCCCGGTCGTGCCCAAACTGGACGAGGAGAAGCTCTATCCCAAGGGGGTCGTGTCCAAGGCGCTCCAGAACGTGGCCTTCCAGGATGATGGGCTGATTCAGTACAAGGCCGAGGTGATGCTGCGCATCTTCGAGAAGGACGTGATGCCGCTCATTGGCGGACGCGCCAAGGCGATGATCGTAACCGCCTCCCGCGTCGCCGGGCTGCGTTATTTCCAGATCATCAAGGAGAAACTCAAAGAGCGCGGCGCAGCCTACAAGGCGCTCTACGCCTTCTCGGATTTCGTTCATCCGACAACCAACGCGGCGATTAGCGAGCACGCAGTCAATGAGTTGAAGGACGGAGAGCTGATCGAGCAGCGATTTGAAGGCGACAACTACCGCTTGATGGTCGTGGCCAACAAGTTCCAGACCGGGTTCGATCAACCCCTGCTGGCCGGCATGTTCCTCGACAAGCCCGTCGTGGACCGAAACGCCGTTCAGACGCTGTCACGCCTGAACCGCTGCCACGAAGGCAAGGATCGTGTCGTGGTCGTGGACTTCACCAACAACGCCAAAGCGATCCTCAAGGCGTTCGTCAAGTACCGAAAAGGCACTCCGTTCGAGCCGGAAGAGCCGGACCAGGAGCTTTGCCCGAGGTTACACGCCGAGATTCTGGCTGCGGGGGTGTTCACACAGAAGGATGCCGCCGATCTCGCAAGACTGCTCGCGACCGGCACGGATGCCCAGGTGCAGTTCTCGGTCAATGCGCTGCGGACCCGCTTTCAGGCGAAGCTCACCGACCGGGAAGAACGCAAGGAGTTCGTTTACCTGCTCGCCCGCTTCGTGAAGAGCTTTCACTTCCTCACGTGCTTCTTCACCTTTGCGCCGGAGATCAGGCAACTCGCCACGTTTGCCGAATACGTCGGCCCGCAGCTCATCAAGGCAGGCAGTGTGTCGGAGCTGATGAAGCAGATTCGCCAGACGGAAGTCATCAAGGCCGCTGTTGAGTATCAGGGCGTAGAAAGTGGCGGAGGAACGGTCAAACTCAAACCGGGCACGGGGAAGAAGGGCGCTGGCCCGCCCCCGAAGAAGGTGTCCGTTCAGGACATGATCGCGGAGATCCAAGCCAGGTTCGACATCAGCGACGAGGAAGCGCTCTACATCAAGCAGGTCACGGAGGAGAAAGTCGCCGACCTGGCCATTCGCAGCACCGTCACGGCCCACCGGGACGACCGCATCTATCTCGAAGGCGCCTATCGCTGGCAGGTGAACGGCGAGATTCAGACCGCTTATGATGAACGAGAGCGCTACGAGGAACTGGCGGATCTCAAGTACACGGACACCGGGGGTATCTTCGACATCATGGCGGTCACCGTGATCCAGCACCATCTGTCATTCGCGGCATGAGGCTATGAACAAGACGATTCACCAGATGCCCGAGTCCGACCGGCCGCGAGAGAAGCTGCTCCGGAAAGGCGCGGCTGCCTTGAGCGATCGGGAACTGCTCGCCGTTCTGCTTGGGAAAGGCACGCCAGGGATGGATGTCATGACCCTCGCCGGGAAGCTGGCGCGGCTCCTTGACGAGAAGGGCCTGGAAGTGAAGGCCGAAGACCTGACGCAGTTCGAAGGCGTGGGCGACGCGAAGGCCACCCTGATTCTCGCGGCGATCGAGTTCGCCCGCCGTCGCATCAAGCCGGCGGGTGCGAAGATCATCACCCCGGCGGATCTGCTGCCCCACATCCGGCACTACACCGATCGGAAGCAGGAGCACTTCTTATGCGCCAGCATCAATGGAGCGAACGAAATTCTGAACATCCGCGTCGTGTCGATTGGCCTGATTGACCGGAGTCCGGTCCACCCGCGCGAGGTCTTCGCGGATGCACTTGCCGAACGTGCTTCGGCGGTCATCGTTGCTCACAATCACCCCAGCGGTGGCGTTGAACCGTCGCAAAGCGACATCAACATCACCGCTCAGCTCAAGGCGGCGGGTGAAATCGTAGGCATCGAGCTGCTGGACCACATCATCTTCGACAGAAGTGAGCACTACAGTTTTCTGGAAGCTGGAAGGCTGTAAGGCCAGATGAACTCGATCATCGTCCACTACCAGGAGATTGCGCTGAAGGGCCGCAACAGGCCCTATTTCATCGCGAAGCTCGTTCGTAACCTGCGCAGGCAGACCTCCGACATCGGCGTGCAGGACGTGCGGGCGCTCATGGGCCGGATTGAGATCGTGCTCGGACCGTCGGCCGACTTCGACCGCGTCAAGGAGCGACTGCTCCACGTCTTCGGCATCGCGAACTTCTCAAAGGCCGGGCGGGTCGCGCTCGATTTCGACGGGCTCTGCAAGGCCATCCTGGCCGACCTGGCGGATCATGCGCCGGTGACGTTCCGGGTCAATGCGAAGCGCGCCGACAAGCGCTTTCCGATGACCTCCCCGCAAATCGAACGCGAGATCGGTGGGCGCATCGTCGAAGCGCTCGGCTGGAAGGTCAAGCTCGATCACCCGGAACTGGCGGTCAACGTCGAACTGCTCTCGAACCAGGCGTTCTACTCATTTGGCAAGCAGAAAGCCGCCGGCGGCATGCCGACCGGTGTGAGCGGGCGCGTCGCGTGCCTGCTGTCGGGCGGGATCGATTCCCCTGTCGCGGCCTACCGGCTGATGAAGCGCGGGTGTTCGGTCGTGCCCATCCACTTCCACAGCTATCCGTTCGTCTCGCGCGCGTCGCAGGAGAAGGTGCGCGAGATTGTCGAGATCCTGACGCGGTACCAGATGAAGACCACGCTGAAGCTCGTGCCCTTTGGCGAGCTGCAGCGGCAGATTGTGTTGACCGTGCCGCCGCCGCTTCGCGTCGTGATCTACCGGCGCATGATGCTGCGCATAGCCGAGCGCCTCGCGCGGGACACTCGCGCCCGGGCGCTTGTCACCGGCGAGGTGATTGGACAGGTTGCGTCGCAGACGCTCGAGAATCTCACCGTCATTGCCTCGGTGACCAACCTGCAGATCCTGAGGCCGCTTATTGGCATGGACAAGGAGGAGATCATCGTCGAGGCCCAGCGCATCGGGACCTACGAGGTTTCAATCGTGCCCGACCAGGACTGCTGCCAGCTGTTCACGCCGCGCAGCCCGGAGACTCACGCACGCGGCTGGCAGGTCGATGCGGCGGAGGCGAAGTTGCCGATCGAGGACATGGTGGCATCGGCCATCGCGGCCACCGTGACGGAGAGTTTCGAGTTCCCGGCCTGTCCTGAGCGAGCGCCGGAATCAAGCGGCGAGTCGAAGGGCCCGCAGCCGGACGCCGAGGGCGATCCTGGCCCTGAGTTAGCTTGAGTCGAAGAGCGCGTCGAGGGGCCAGCCGAGTCGAAGGGCCAGCCCTGAGCGAGCTCAGGTTGAACGAGCGAGTCGAAGGGTAGAATAAGACAGTGTCCTGGTCTCTAGTCACTGACTGGCAGGTGAACCCATGGTGTTCGAATCCGTCGCGCAGATGATTGACGCGTTGAAGCCGGCCGTTGTCCTGGCCGGAGACAGGGTCCAGGTGGCCGGCGAGGTTCCGGCAGCGGCCATTGATCGGCTGGCCTGGACGGCCGCGTTCGGGGCGTCCGCGGACGTTAGAGGGACCGCGCGGTGGATCATCCGCGGCATCGGTGTTCACCAGGGCGTGGTGCCCGCGTCGATCCACGACTTGTATGTGGCGATCGGACGAGGGGATGCGAAGGGATTCACCGTGCCCGCCATGAACCTCCGCGCAATGACGTACGACACGGCGCGAGCGGTGTTCCGGGCGGCAATCGCCCTCAAGGTCGGCGCGTTCATTCTCGAGATTGCGCGTTCCGAGATCGGGTACACCGAGCAGCGTCCGCACGAGTACTCAGCCATCCTGCTCGCCGCGGCACTGCGTGAGGGCTTCAACGGACCGCTCTTCATCCAGGGCGATCACGTCCAGGTGAACGCGAAGAAGTTCGCGGGCCCGGAGTGCGAGAAGGAGCTGGCGACGCTGCGTGACTTGATCCAGGAGGAGATTGCGGCTGGGTTCTACAACATCGACATCGACACCTCGACGCTGGTCGATCTCGACCAGCCCACGCTCGACGAGCAGCAGCGCGTGAACTGCGAGCAGGCGGCCGCCTTTACGCGGCACGTCAGGGGTCTCGAGCCGAAGGGCGTGATCATTTCCATCGGTGGGGAGATTGGCGAGGTGGGCGGCAAGAACTCGGATGCGCACGAACTGCGGGCGTTCATGGCGGGGTACGACAGGGCGCGCGGCAGCCTGGTCGGCATCAGCAAGATCAGCATCCAGACCGGCACGGCCCACGGCGGGTTCGTCGCGCCGGATGGCAGCGTGCGGATGGATGTGAAGATCGATCTCGACACGCTCCGCGAACTCTCCGAGCTGGCCCGCAAGGAGTTCGGGATGGCCGGTGCCGTGCAGCACGGCGCATCAACGCTGCCGCCCGACGCCTTCCACGCGTTCCCGAACGCTGGCGCGTGCGAGGTCCATCTGGCCACCGACTTCCAGAACATGGTCTACGAGCACCCGTCGCTGCCGGCGTCGCTCAAGGCCGAGATGTACGGCTGGCTTCGCGAGCACGCTCAGGAAGAACGCAAGCCGAAAGACACCGAAGAGCAGTTCATCTACAAGGCGCGCAAGAAGGCGATTGGGCCGTTCAAGAAGCAGTTATGGGGCCTGCCCGAGGACATCCGCGCCGCCATCGGCGCGTCGCTCGAGCAGCGGTTCACATTCCTGATGAAGCAGTTGCGCGTGGACGGTACCGCGGATGTCGTGAAGAAGTTCGTCAAGCCGACACCGGTGGCGTTTAATCGCGCCGCCGAAATCCAGGCCGCTGGCGGCACAATCACCGCGTCCGAGCGCAAGGCGGAAGGACTGGCGGATTAGCGCTTCGTGAGCAGCTCCGAACCCGTGATCGAGATTCCGCAGACAGTCGCGTTGTAGGTCACGCGGACGCCGCCGTTTTCGAGCGCCGCGGTCCCGGTCACAACAAACTGGCACGTGAGGCTGCCGGCCACGTCGCCGGCCGCACTCCAGACGGCGCTGGTGCCATTGAGCGACGCCGTT
This genomic interval from Acidobacteriota bacterium contains the following:
- a CDS encoding PDDEXK nuclease domain-containing protein; protein product: MTPRKPTKRASVALPAAKPIALISDVRELILQARAGVARAVDSGLTTLYWHVGRRIRQDILKEKRAEYGRQIVSALGRQLEREFGRGFSEKSLRHMVRFVEAFPDVQIVSALLRQLSWTHFVTLIYLDDALKRDFYAEMCRIERWSTRTLEKKIGSMLFERTALSRKPEKLAALELKQLREEDKLTPDLVFRDPYLLDFLGLKDSYAEKDMEAAILREMESFILELGVGFAFLERQKRITVDGEDYYLDLLFYHRPLRRLVAIELKLSEFRPGDKGQMELYLRWLDRYERKDGEDKPIGLILCAGKRHETVELLDLERSGIRVSSYWAEALPKRELERKLRDAVRLARARLESGKAGGTDGA
- the thiI gene encoding tRNA 4-thiouridine(8) synthase ThiI; its protein translation is MNSIIVHYQEIALKGRNRPYFIAKLVRNLRRQTSDIGVQDVRALMGRIEIVLGPSADFDRVKERLLHVFGIANFSKAGRVALDFDGLCKAILADLADHAPVTFRVNAKRADKRFPMTSPQIEREIGGRIVEALGWKVKLDHPELAVNVELLSNQAFYSFGKQKAAGGMPTGVSGRVACLLSGGIDSPVAAYRLMKRGCSVVPIHFHSYPFVSRASQEKVREIVEILTRYQMKTTLKLVPFGELQRQIVLTVPPPLRVVIYRRMMLRIAERLARDTRARALVTGEVIGQVASQTLENLTVIASVTNLQILRPLIGMDKEEIIVEAQRIGTYEVSIVPDQDCCQLFTPRSPETHARGWQVDAAEAKLPIEDMVASAIAATVTESFEFPACPERAPESSGESKGPQPDAEGDPGPELA
- a CDS encoding class II fructose-bisphosphate aldolase codes for the protein MVFESVAQMIDALKPAVVLAGDRVQVAGEVPAAAIDRLAWTAAFGASADVRGTARWIIRGIGVHQGVVPASIHDLYVAIGRGDAKGFTVPAMNLRAMTYDTARAVFRAAIALKVGAFILEIARSEIGYTEQRPHEYSAILLAAALREGFNGPLFIQGDHVQVNAKKFAGPECEKELATLRDLIQEEIAAGFYNIDIDTSTLVDLDQPTLDEQQRVNCEQAAAFTRHVRGLEPKGVIISIGGEIGEVGGKNSDAHELRAFMAGYDRARGSLVGISKISIQTGTAHGGFVAPDGSVRMDVKIDLDTLRELSELARKEFGMAGAVQHGASTLPPDAFHAFPNAGACEVHLATDFQNMVYEHPSLPASLKAEMYGWLREHAQEERKPKDTEEQFIYKARKKAIGPFKKQLWGLPEDIRAAIGASLEQRFTFLMKQLRVDGTADVVKKFVKPTPVAFNRAAEIQAAGGTITASERKAEGLAD
- a CDS encoding DEAD/DEAH box helicase family protein, which translates into the protein MPKRKKTPELTFQQHIEDFLIREHRYGVLEQSDITDTEHFIAEDQLWAFLIATQCDTLKKLTDDYGTDAREEVFKALRKELEHTPLWMLLRHGLKVRGLELRLYYPKPRSAESAAVAKHGENRITFRPHFYFGETNQEIDFAFFLNGLPIVALELKHEKNQTVHDAVAQFATRDHARKIFQHPFLYLAADTSDVMAATDPRREQNFRWHNTGLTNEAVTKDGSEYPVEFLYREVLAKDQLLEALSFFLVRVPQRDAEDDKPERPAFTLFPRYHQSRTVRKVADDISAQFAAKADIGRKYLVNHSAGSGKTLTMCWLADRLHSLFKPGTSEKLVDLVFILTDRKSLDTNIKDEIENFSHLKDVVGLARKAEDLPRFLKGRKPIIVTTQQKFAYVLDEIEKNPELKKLRVAFLIDEAHRSQEGQMGAAIRLPFRKTDEPDAEAPEVDPEEQLAKIIREHDLNQMIVAFTATPAPATVTLFGEPFDTYSEAEAIAEGYIVDVAASIISYKTLYNLHCPVVPKLDEEKLYPKGVVSKALQNVAFQDDGLIQYKAEVMLRIFEKDVMPLIGGRAKAMIVTASRVAGLRYFQIIKEKLKERGAAYKALYAFSDFVHPTTNAAISEHAVNELKDGELIEQRFEGDNYRLMVVANKFQTGFDQPLLAGMFLDKPVVDRNAVQTLSRLNRCHEGKDRVVVVDFTNNAKAILKAFVKYRKGTPFEPEEPDQELCPRLHAEILAAGVFTQKDAADLARLLATGTDAQVQFSVNALRTRFQAKLTDREERKEFVYLLARFVKSFHFLTCFFTFAPEIRQLATFAEYVGPQLIKAGSVSELMKQIRQTEVIKAAVEYQGVESGGGTVKLKPGTGKKGAGPPPKKVSVQDMIAEIQARFDISDEEALYIKQVTEEKVADLAIRSTVTAHRDDRIYLEGAYRWQVNGEIQTAYDERERYEELADLKYTDTGGIFDIMAVTVIQHHLSFAA
- the radC gene encoding DNA repair protein RadC is translated as MNKTIHQMPESDRPREKLLRKGAAALSDRELLAVLLGKGTPGMDVMTLAGKLARLLDEKGLEVKAEDLTQFEGVGDAKATLILAAIEFARRRIKPAGAKIITPADLLPHIRHYTDRKQEHFLCASINGANEILNIRVVSIGLIDRSPVHPREVFADALAERASAVIVAHNHPSGGVEPSQSDINITAQLKAAGEIVGIELLDHIIFDRSEHYSFLEAGRL